The Juglans regia cultivar Chandler chromosome 1, Walnut 2.0, whole genome shotgun sequence nucleotide sequence ACTCATAATCATATCCAATCACTATGTGACATGTActtgaaattgtttatataaatattaattttaattgacatGGCATATTATATAAGAAGATCGCGTATTTGTATTCCAATTGGGAATACATACATGTAATTAGTATATGAACTTTTACAAATCTTTGTTCTTTCCTCACTTATCTTTACAATTTACAAACATGTAATTAGTAGATTAAAAGAGTATGTGTGAAATTTTCCAAATATCCCTTAATTCCGAAGGTCTACCAATTATatcaattaatttgttaattaatattcatgtaATTATTCAATAAGAACAAcattaagataaattaaatcaaTTGCATGACATTGAAATTGGTAAAGAATGgaaaccttttaaaaaaatttttaaaggtaaaaaatCCTATTGTTTCTATTGGTCCTAAAggtaaaaatttttaaagataaaatcctatttaaaatacttaattacaaactccaaacaaattcaaaatattttatatgagtaattctatatataaccgtaaagtgtataaatattatgtaatcgatttgaaaaagattaaaatttactattaaaaaattaatttttttttatataaatcctatattttattcttttttttttaaaacaatatgcagcacaatttataattataaatatattttctcgtTTTACATTCAAcaactcaaaaaattataagatgatGTCTATCATCTCTCGTAATGTTAGCCAAATTCTTGAAATTTACACTTTCAATGCGGGTCCAACAACCCGTGAATTGGGAACGAGGGTAACTTTACCACAACACGATCCATTGATTTGTCCAGCAAAGATGCGAATCTCTAGTGGGTTTCTAAACTACtctaagaaaaggaaaaaaaaaaaaaagtcctcaCAGGGATTTTAGTCATTTGACATaacagagagagatagagagatcaGAGGATAAAAAAATGTAGTGGGTGCACAGCTATAGAGACTTGCAGCGATTAACATGGACTAAGAGAAAGGCCAGCAAGAAAGCTTGAGTTTTAAGCGTAGAAGAAAATCACACTAACACATAAACTATTGGTTATATTCTAAGATATAGATAGATAGGTTTTTTAAGGAATGTCAGATAAAGCTTTGTGGTCACTGCTCACAGACACACAACTGTTTTCTTCTTTCCAACTCCTTGCCCAGTCTTGTATTATCTCTCCCCTTCTGTGTCCTATCCACCTTGTTGCTTTTTGCACTCTTTTTGAGTCTTGTCCTTGTTTCGCAGTCGAAAACCGCATTGCTTCTCCACCAATTCGAgtccttttctctcttttgttcttGTCTTCTTGCTCATCTGGGAATATGTCCTCCAGTGCTCCTTCTAAGGTCTACATCTCTGTTGGGTTGTTGAAGTCTTTTCCTGTCGTTCTTTCTTTCTGATACAAGTTCCAAAAAAGGACTCTGGTTTGTGGTGtgcttttttggtttttattatttggactAGAATGGAAGCTGTTTGCTGTAATCTTGAAGTGGATGTCAATGGGGAAGAGACTTTCATTGTGGACAAGGTAATTCACTTCTGTGCTCTGCCTTTCCATGCCGCTTTTTCTatttaatatctattttttcttaaatcatttCTCGAAAATCCCATGTTTACTGGCAAATCTTATTCTACGCAATTACTTCTTCAACCGTGTGTTCAGATAGTTGTTCACGAATTTACTGGTCTGGATTTTTCTCTGGTTACTTGTTCTGAGTTTTGTTTTTCGCTTAGTTTATGGTCTGTTATATGTTTGTATTTGGGTGCCTTTGCGTCTTTATTATTGtcgattgatttattttatcttctgGTAATGGAGTCACAGTCCCACGATTCGTACTtcctcactattttttttttttattctccatgttatttttcattttcctttatgATTATAAACGTACCTATGTAGATCAACTTTTAATTTGCACCTACATTGCAGTGATGTGGGGCATAGGTTTATAGCTTTTCTTCCTTTACTCTGGTTTCTCGTTATTGACGACAAAGCATCCTTGTGTTGcttcttttctcatttaatgCTATTGTTACGGAGCTGAAATGTTCATacctttatttgttttattcacTCCTTTTAAGGACTAAGGGTTGCTATCATGGCATCTATTACTCTTTTAACCCTTCTTTTGCTGGGGTGATTAGCAGGCATCTTTTGCTCGTCATTCTCagaaatttattatctataACGACCTCTCCAGCTCTTTTGCAGGCCTTTGATGGAGAGTTCTCCGTTTATTCTCAGATTTTTGTATTGCACAATTTAATGAGTCCATTCTTTTTGTTGGCATTATTTAAACTGCAGTGAAACTGAAAGGTTACATTGGTTAATGACTGGTGGTTgtctttattatatttatacatttcctTGTTTTTCAGCTTGAACTCGCTCTACTTTCTTGGATTCTGtaattcatttccttttgacGCTATTTCCATGAATTGTTGAAGGAATTGGTGTCGACTAGCTCTTTTATTCCAAGATTGCATTACTTTTTCTTGCATGATTCTTATCCCTGATGGTTTTCTGCAGAAAATAATTGCTTCGTATTCCGGTAGATTGAGCAAGTTATTTACAAAATCAAAAGCTACCACGAGAAACCTCAAAGTGATTTTCCATGACTTTCCCGGAGGAGCAGAGTGTTTTGAGCTCATGTCAAGGTTCTGTTACAATAATGGCAAGACTCAAATAAATCCTTCCAACATCTCTCTCTTACATTGCGCTGCACAGTTCATGGAAATGAACAACTCGGTTTCTGGAACCAGTAATTTACTAGAACAAACAGAGAAATCACTTGAAGAGATCAACTATTGGACATGGCCTGAGCTTTTGGCCGCTTTGAAGCAATGTCAAGATTTACTTCCCGTCGAGAATTCTTCAGGTGTACTTCAGAAGTGCTTGGATTCCCTTGCCCGGAGGCTGGCTCTAGCTACTGAAGCAAGTCCATGTCCATCTAATTCCCCAGACAGCTCTGGATTCCGGTTTTCTTGTGACAGTAAGAGCACTGAGAGTTTAAAGTCCAGTTTATCTCGAGCAACCTGGTGGTTTGAAGATCTTCTGATCTTGAGTCCTATTTTGGTTGAAAAGGTGGTAGAATCCATGGTCTCACAAAAACTTGATCACTTTATCATTAGTAGGTTCCTTCTCTATTACCAGAAATCCAAGTTTTATACTGCCACACCTGATGAGAAGCGCAAAGTTATAGAAACAGTGATTGATACGCTTTATACCCTTCATGGGAGTTCTGTTTCTGGCAAGACTTTATTTGGGATTCTTCGAGTTTCCATGACTTTGAACATAAACAAAAGTAGCAGGAAGAAGTTGGAGAGTATGATTGGTTCGCAGTTGGATCTGGCAACATTAGACAATCTGCTTGTTCCTTCTCCATATGGGATTAATTACTTATATGACGTGAATCTTGTTCTGAGGTTTTTGAAAGCATTTATGCGTGATGGTATTTCCAAGATTTCCGGTATGCGATTGGGGAAAGTTTCTAGGTTGATGGATTTGTATATAGCAGAAGTAGCCCCAGATCCTTGTTTAAAACCTTCAAAGTTCCTGGCACTAGCCATGGCGCTGCCAGATTCTGCGAGGAACTTTCATGATGAACTCTACCACGCTGTGGACATGTATCTAGAGGTAGTACTTGATCTAAAAAATTCCTTTTTGAGTTGCAAGTTATATATCTAGCATTTTTGCATCATATGGCTACAAGCATTACTACCAGAAAATTACATAGCAAGGTTAATAGCATTGCCATACATGTTTCTTATAGATGTTGATGTGATACATAAACATATAATAACTGTGTTGTAGTGGGATCTCAGCAGCTTAAAAACCTTAAACCATTTACAAACTCAAGCTTTCTTATATTCAGTTTGATTTGTTTCATAGGTGCATGCAGGATTGTTAGAAGAAGAGAAGatgaaaatatgttgtgcaCTGAACTATGAGAAGCTTTCAGCTGAAGCTTGCGCACACCTTTCTCAGAACAAAAAATTTCCCTCAAGATCTGCTGTCCAGGCTCTCCTTTCTCAGCAATACAAACTCAAAAGCTTACTCCATGGTACCAACAATTCCAGATCATTAACTGATTCGCCCAGTACTTCTACTGAAGTAAGAAGCAAGGGAAAGAAAGATGAAGCCAGTAAACAAGTTGTGCTGTATGCTGGGAAACTTGATATTTCATCTGAGAGTGAGAAACTCAGAGCACATTTGCAAGGCATGCAATGGAGGGTGATTGAATTGGAGAAAATTTGTAGGAAAATGCAAACACAGATGGCAAAGACCCTGAAATCTAGAGTATCAAGCCACGGTCATACAAGATCCTTGCCCAAGCTTTGTTCATGATACACATTAtgcaacatttttatttattatggaatttaaTTCTCATATTTTGTATAGCAAGAGGAATGAGTTTTTCTgggtttttcctctttttttttttttttttttttttttaagctgaAGGGGTACATACAGATGGGGGAAAAAGAGTTAACTGTGAGTTTTTTCATGAGTGGAATATGTTAATTCTCTGTGATGTTGATcagagatttatttttaaggtgAAGTCCTTTTCCCTGTGATGTTTTGAGATACGTCTTTAAATTGAAGTCCTTTTCCCTTATACTTGGCCAACTGTAATCCAAGTTGTCAAATGGCCTGCATGAATAGCAGCAGCACATGGGCAAAGTCAAAATCTGAGCACGTTCCATAAAAGATCAATCTAGGGTCCAAACTACCCAAAATTAAgggtttgtttgattttaaaaatgagatagaattaaaattaaagttaaaaaattgaataaaatattattagaatatattttttaatattatttttattttaaaatttgataaaattaaaatatttattttattttatattaaaaattaaaaaaattataatgattagataagataaaatattttctgaaaataaatgagacgTAAATTGATTCTCTTGGCCTGTTTATATTTACTAGCTTCACCGTTGAATttgtttcattcatattttatgaaatttacgTCGAGTCAACAAAAAGATatcataaaaatacattaacattaaatcatgtattttgtgaatttatttttatgaatatcacttgtataaaataatttttagaccCATTTTATAAGTCTGAATTATGCTAATATAACGACTTTTGTTCACTGTCGATTGAGATTTTCTCGTATGTTTTGATCAATTAATTCAGTGCAGAAagagatatacatatatactatccgaaaattatttatagacaACGTTAAATACCACATGAGTAACGTAATATTTCCTATTTCCTTTTAAATTGAGAAGAAAATCGATATTCATGGTTTAGTTGATTTGCTATATGGCTTCAGCAACCATTCAACtaattaacaaaacaaaaagatgaatTGGGAATTTGATAATTGGACTTTATTACTTatcattcttatatattatactttatatatatattttttttaaattaattaaattattctattaattatctatatatcacatatttaataataaaaaaaaaagagtacggCAGGCGTTGAATATAGAAAAGGAAGTTGTCCATCTAGCTAGCTACCTCTTAATTTGTCCCACGCGAACGAGGCATTAAAAGTGTGTCGTTAAATCATGGAAAACTTAATAGGAATAATGAATTTGGTGTACCTCGAATTCCGATCCTCATTTCCTATGTCATGTAACGAAAATCGTACCGACAAAGTAAGTAGCAAAGGAAGCCGGTGCCATGCACACACGGCACTGATCTCTTTGTGGGGCTTATGTAAATTGACACCTTAACCATATATACAAACCAgacaaaacaattataaataccGTATAATGTCAGTGAGGTCCGTTGCTCCATCCATCTACCCATGATGATCAATTGtattattttacaacttcatatatatatatatatatatatatatatattctccaaTGAGCCCAGGGTTTGGGCAGACTATTCTCCTAAAAccagtatatttatttttagacaTTCTTTTATGgataaaatgtttttcttttgtgagTTCATTTGTTTTTGCATCATTTGAGCacttattattcttataaaaaaataattaatgcatgaaaaatttaaaaaaaaaagtattttaattaaaaactaatgtgattaatttaatatgatatattttaatttcttttaatcataaaatatatctaatgtaCATTAACATAAAgacatatcaatttataattagttcaattttttattttctctttacaAACTTAATAGTACTCCTTATCATCCATGATGATGACGCAAAGAGATTAATGTTCATCGAACAGAAAACTAAGGACATTGGTTGACAatatcctttttttatttagaaaaagacaaatcattttttaaaaaaaagaatacggATTACCAAGtctttatttattgatattGGGGACTTAAATTTGTACAATTACATTTATGTAAAGAAGCAGCAACTGCCTCATCATCTCATCAGCTAGCTAGCGTATCCCACAAGTACTTCAGTTTGacctaattaatttataaagaaaagatcAGTATATACTGTATATGCATTCCAATCCAGCCGAAAATGATTGTAGAAGCCAAGCccttaatttataagattttgggTTTCTTGTATTGGGCATCGCATTTTCTTCCTTGGATATAACGGAGGAGTAATAGAATTATATTGATTATGAGGGTTAATCTTTTTCTTAGACGCCACTCTTctgcaattaattaaatactattCCCAAGGtctgaatatatataacatctcgtctaaaataatatatataattgttatgtACGTATGTTAAGAGATGGCTTGAATTCAaatggaacagtgcatgtgtcgtaggttcgctcgagcggaggttcactcggctcgagcgaagtcagacagagagtctcgctcaagcatcgctcgagaTTCAGCTTGAGCAATatgaagacagagagcttcgctcgacattcgctcgacactcagctcgagcgaattcagactgagagcttcgctcgatatCCGCTCGACATGCAGCTCAAGCGGtatccaagtcagagagcttcgctcgaccctcgctcgacacccagctcgagcgagttcaggcagagagcttcgctcgactctCGCTCAactgttggcttgagcgaagtgcagaaaacctacgttcgctcgacactcgctcgagtgttcgctcgagccaatgttcacagaagtgaacattactgttcctataaataccaaacggagCCTCCACTTTAGaaacactttagaaatcacttttttgtcttgtttttagtgttttcttgagagagaattctagagtgagttttgagagataacttccttgtgaagttttgttgtattcatctgtgctccatctttgttgatagtgaaagctctgataccaaccccaccagtggacgtaggctcattttgagtcgaaccacttaattcttggtgttctttctgtgtgattgtcatcaatttctttcgtttagttccgctactttatttcgagttagtcttagatctaTAGTTATTCCCAAtaaattggtatcagagcttggctCAAGGTGATCTGgagggatggctatggctaagttcgaaatggagaaatttgacggtcagaacagtttcagtttatggcgcatcaagatgaaggctttactgcgacaacagggcttgtcaaaagtattagaaGTGTCGGTATCTGACGATTCTCCAGCTCcttcgaaagaagaagaagaaaaggtacacaGTACTATTCTTTTGTCACTATCTGATGGGGTTTTAAGACAGGTTGCTGACGAGGAGACTGCAACTGGTCTCTGGTCGGCACTTGAGAATCTGTACATGAAAAGATCTCTCaccaaccgtttgtatttgaaacaacggttatacactctcaaaatgaaggaaggtactcttatttctgaacacctagatgaatttaataaaatcattatgaaTTTGAGGAATATAGATATtgagcttgaagaagaagatcaagcgttAATTATCTTATGTTCATTACCCACatcttttgagaactttgtGAATTCCATGTTGTATGGTAGAAATACAATTTCCTTGGTACATGTAAAgtctgctttgaattctaaggagttgaggaataaattgagtgtgaagaacactaatgaacaagctagtggcttgtttgTTAAGGGGTCCTCAAGCAGGGGTAGATCGAATGACAGGGGTTCAGTGAAGAATAAAGGGAAATCCAGGGGCTGTTCACAAACAACGTTtagtaagaaaaatgttaagtGTCATTACTGCCATAAGTTTGGTCACTACAAGAATGAGTGTCCAAAATTGAAGAACACAGAGGACGGCACTAGTTCATCTAATGTCGTTAGTGTTGCTGATGATAGGTCTGACGACTCAGATATTGTTCTAGCAATTAGCGACTCCAATAGTCGCtttagtgacaagtg carries:
- the LOC109010142 gene encoding BTB/POZ domain-containing protein At3g22104 isoform X1, which encodes MEAVCCNLEVDVNGEETFIVDKKIIASYSGRLSKLFTKSKATTRNLKVIFHDFPGGAECFELMSRFCYNNGKTQINPSNISLLHCAAQFMEMNNSVSGTSNLLEQTEKSLEEINYWTWPELLAALKQCQDLLPVENSSGVLQKCLDSLARRLALATEASPCPSNSPDSSGFRFSCDSKSTESLKSSLSRATWWFEDLLILSPILVEKVVESMVSQKLDHFIISRFLLYYQKSKFYTATPDEKRKVIETVIDTLYTLHGSSVSGKTLFGILRVSMTLNINKSSRKKLESMIGSQLDLATLDNLLVPSPYGINYLYDVNLVLRFLKAFMRDGISKISGMRLGKVSRLMDLYIAEVAPDPCLKPSKFLALAMALPDSARNFHDELYHAVDMYLEVHAGLLEEEKMKICCALNYEKLSAEACAHLSQNKKFPSRSAVQALLSQQYKLKSLLHGTNNSRSLTDSPSTSTEVRSKGKKDEASKQVVLYAGKLDISSESEKLRAHLQGMQWRVIELEKICRKMQTQMAKTLKSRVSSHGHTRSLPKLCS
- the LOC109010142 gene encoding BTB/POZ domain-containing protein At3g22104 isoform X2, yielding MSRFCYNNGKTQINPSNISLLHCAAQFMEMNNSVSGTSNLLEQTEKSLEEINYWTWPELLAALKQCQDLLPVENSSGVLQKCLDSLARRLALATEASPCPSNSPDSSGFRFSCDSKSTESLKSSLSRATWWFEDLLILSPILVEKVVESMVSQKLDHFIISRFLLYYQKSKFYTATPDEKRKVIETVIDTLYTLHGSSVSGKTLFGILRVSMTLNINKSSRKKLESMIGSQLDLATLDNLLVPSPYGINYLYDVNLVLRFLKAFMRDGISKISGMRLGKVSRLMDLYIAEVAPDPCLKPSKFLALAMALPDSARNFHDELYHAVDMYLEVHAGLLEEEKMKICCALNYEKLSAEACAHLSQNKKFPSRSAVQALLSQQYKLKSLLHGTNNSRSLTDSPSTSTEVRSKGKKDEASKQVVLYAGKLDISSESEKLRAHLQGMQWRVIELEKICRKMQTQMAKTLKSRVSSHGHTRSLPKLCS